From a single Chitinophaga sp. Cy-1792 genomic region:
- the lysA gene encoding diaminopimelate decarboxylase, translated as MPKQSDVLSTDFLVKIAEEFGTPVYIYHAEKIKTQYEKLQKAFHKSDTRFFYACKALTNINILKYINSLGCGLDTVSIQEVQLGLKAGFDPKNIIFTPNCVDLQEIIAAKNLGVNINIDNISILEQFGNQFGDSYPICIRLNPHIMAGGNFKISTGHVDSKFGISIHQLRHIERIVKSTKLKVTGLHMHTGSEIKDVDVFLRGVDIMFEMVQQFPDLESIDFGSGFKVAYQPGDPETDIELLGKKLTDKFNKFSADYARPLQLWFEPGKFLVSQAGYFVVKANVIKQTTATVFVGVNSGFNHLIRPMFYDSFHLIKNISNPKGTERIYTVVGNICETDTFGWDRKINEVKEGDFLVFYNAGAYGFEMASNFNSRLKPAEVLVKDGIPQLIRRRDTLEDLLKNQIELA; from the coding sequence ATGCCTAAACAAAGTGACGTTCTCAGCACCGATTTCCTGGTGAAAATTGCGGAAGAATTTGGTACCCCCGTTTATATCTACCATGCAGAAAAGATTAAAACGCAGTACGAAAAGCTTCAGAAGGCTTTTCATAAGTCTGACACCCGCTTCTTTTACGCTTGTAAGGCATTGACCAACATCAACATCCTGAAGTACATCAATTCATTGGGTTGTGGTCTGGATACCGTTTCCATCCAGGAAGTACAACTGGGCCTGAAAGCCGGTTTCGATCCTAAAAATATCATCTTCACCCCTAACTGCGTTGATCTTCAAGAGATTATAGCAGCGAAAAACCTGGGTGTGAATATCAATATTGACAATATTTCCATTCTGGAACAGTTCGGTAACCAATTTGGTGACAGTTATCCTATCTGTATCCGTCTGAACCCTCATATCATGGCCGGTGGTAACTTTAAAATCTCCACAGGTCACGTAGACAGCAAATTTGGTATTTCCATTCACCAGCTGCGTCATATTGAACGTATCGTGAAATCCACCAAACTGAAAGTAACAGGTTTGCACATGCACACCGGTTCTGAAATTAAAGACGTGGATGTATTCCTCCGTGGTGTGGATATCATGTTTGAAATGGTTCAGCAATTCCCTGACCTGGAGTCTATCGACTTTGGTAGCGGCTTTAAGGTAGCTTATCAGCCTGGAGATCCTGAAACTGATATTGAACTGCTCGGTAAGAAACTGACCGACAAATTCAACAAATTCTCTGCTGATTATGCACGCCCGTTGCAGCTGTGGTTTGAACCAGGAAAGTTCCTGGTAAGCCAGGCCGGCTATTTCGTGGTAAAAGCGAATGTAATCAAGCAAACAACCGCTACCGTATTTGTAGGCGTAAACTCAGGCTTTAACCACCTGATCCGTCCTATGTTCTACGATTCTTTCCATCTCATTAAAAATATCTCTAATCCAAAAGGTACAGAGAGAATATATACTGTGGTGGGTAATATCTGTGAAACAGATACCTTTGGCTGGGATAGAAAGATCAATGAAGTGAAAGAGGGTGATTTCCTGGTATTTTACAATGCCGGTGCCTACGGCTTCGAAATGGCATCTAACTTCAACTCCCGCCTGAAACCGGCAGAAGTGCTTGTAAAAGATGGTATTCCGCAGCTGATCCGCAGGAGAGATACCCTGGAAGACCTGCTGAAAAACCAGATTGAACTGGCTTAA
- a CDS encoding GAF domain-containing protein translates to MKILTAHQDLFNDDTMIQSNVSFAPFLRFLQNKVEKEHDGRTVFYQYILDKFQDKPELLGPIPDDMNMDEYRSYLDLVIAAIFPVTVDTKKDIYGISIPYKFSVFYYSEMFKQLFTGENDFLATVPHGMSIARVKRDKKIWLYKLILDRHYHFPIGYANDIIHTIDTPDGLRKQVKVNIDARFVDVRVKGKLPKLDYNQFCTRQMSVDMLETLLPLDNFALEGFAIWTIEDVTQSEAVNTIKGLVMNMNSTNEIDSYRSLERMIPTTLGIFDITAHMVPFPKVNGKPVLEEQFTSSDPVLGIGNKKQQQLFFQQMLDFLHGRPEPLIIPEVTEESIANYPFLKYLTMKKIRSFILFPIVHKKELLGVLELAASRANALSERPLWQLQGIFPLLVLMLNRSINILEGRINEVIKDQFTALQPSVEWKFTDAAWKYLLTPEAERKDIGNISFEEVYPLFGAVDIRNSSIEQGNAIREDLEEQLQLINGTLQEVAKTVHLPLLEELQFKTRDILDNLHTTLLAGEEAKINEFIEQEIQPVLEHLCNNNEELEPVLKHYYSYVDAHEGHVYHHRREYEESLAKVNSAINKYLEKERQYIQQSFPCYFEKYRTDGVEYTIYIGQSIAQEKKFDNLYLRNLRLWQLSSMANIARITHKMVPDLKIPLQTTQMILMHSAPITISFRNDERRFDVEGAYNIRYEIIKKRIDKVHVKDSGERLTQPGMIAIVYSNVREMEEYKKYVTFLQSKNILLPELEMLDLEELQGVSGLKALRVKVNLDGLPSESKA, encoded by the coding sequence ATGAAAATTTTAACTGCGCACCAGGATCTGTTCAACGATGATACAATGATTCAGTCAAACGTGTCGTTTGCCCCGTTTTTGCGCTTCTTACAGAATAAGGTTGAAAAAGAGCACGACGGCAGGACTGTCTTCTATCAATATATACTCGACAAATTTCAGGATAAACCAGAATTACTGGGCCCTATCCCTGATGATATGAATATGGACGAATACCGCAGTTACCTCGACCTGGTAATAGCGGCTATTTTCCCTGTTACCGTAGATACCAAAAAAGATATCTATGGCATCAGCATACCGTATAAATTCTCTGTATTTTATTATTCAGAGATGTTTAAACAGCTGTTTACCGGGGAGAACGATTTCCTGGCAACAGTGCCTCATGGCATGTCTATCGCACGTGTAAAGCGTGACAAGAAAATCTGGTTATACAAACTGATCCTGGACAGACATTACCACTTCCCTATTGGTTATGCCAATGACATTATCCACACCATAGATACGCCCGACGGACTGCGCAAACAGGTGAAAGTGAACATAGACGCACGTTTCGTGGATGTACGCGTAAAAGGTAAACTGCCAAAGCTGGATTACAACCAGTTTTGCACCAGGCAGATGTCGGTAGATATGCTGGAAACCTTACTGCCGCTGGATAATTTTGCGCTGGAAGGCTTTGCCATCTGGACCATTGAGGACGTAACGCAATCAGAAGCGGTCAATACCATCAAAGGACTGGTTATGAACATGAACAGCACCAATGAGATCGACAGTTACCGATCATTGGAGCGTATGATTCCTACCACCCTGGGGATTTTTGATATTACGGCACATATGGTGCCTTTTCCTAAAGTCAATGGTAAACCGGTGCTGGAAGAGCAGTTTACTTCTTCCGACCCTGTGCTGGGCATTGGCAATAAAAAGCAGCAACAGCTATTCTTTCAGCAGATGCTGGACTTCCTGCATGGCCGTCCGGAGCCACTGATCATTCCTGAAGTAACAGAAGAGAGTATCGCTAATTACCCATTCCTGAAATATCTTACCATGAAGAAAATCAGGAGCTTTATCCTCTTCCCTATCGTTCATAAAAAAGAATTGCTGGGTGTGCTGGAACTGGCAGCGTCACGCGCCAATGCTTTGTCTGAACGGCCACTGTGGCAGCTTCAGGGAATTTTTCCATTGCTGGTACTGATGCTGAACAGGAGTATCAATATCCTGGAAGGCCGCATCAACGAAGTAATCAAAGATCAGTTCACGGCCCTGCAACCTTCTGTGGAGTGGAAGTTTACCGATGCCGCCTGGAAATACCTGCTAACGCCGGAGGCTGAACGAAAAGACATCGGTAATATCAGCTTCGAAGAAGTGTATCCGTTATTTGGTGCTGTAGACATCCGCAACTCCTCTATAGAACAGGGTAATGCCATTCGTGAAGACCTGGAAGAGCAGCTACAGCTCATCAACGGCACACTGCAGGAAGTAGCAAAAACGGTGCACCTGCCTTTGCTGGAAGAGTTGCAGTTTAAGACGAGAGACATACTGGACAATCTTCATACTACCTTACTGGCAGGAGAAGAAGCTAAAATAAATGAGTTCATAGAACAGGAAATTCAGCCTGTGCTGGAACATCTCTGCAATAACAATGAAGAGCTGGAACCTGTGCTGAAACACTATTATTCCTATGTAGACGCGCATGAAGGCCATGTTTACCACCACAGAAGAGAATATGAAGAGAGTCTGGCCAAAGTAAACAGTGCTATCAATAAATACCTGGAGAAAGAGCGGCAGTATATCCAACAGTCATTCCCTTGTTATTTTGAGAAATACCGGACAGATGGTGTGGAGTATACGATTTACATCGGTCAGTCGATTGCCCAGGAGAAGAAATTCGACAACTTATACCTGCGTAACCTGCGACTGTGGCAGCTTTCATCGATGGCCAACATCGCCAGGATCACACATAAAATGGTCCCTGACCTGAAGATACCATTACAGACAACACAGATGATACTGATGCACAGCGCGCCCATTACGATCAGCTTCCGCAATGATGAGCGCAGGTTTGACGTGGAAGGCGCCTATAACATCCGTTACGAGATCATCAAGAAACGGATAGACAAAGTGCATGTAAAGGATTCAGGGGAAAGACTTACCCAGCCGGGTATGATTGCCATTGTGTATTCTAATGTAAGGGAGATGGAAGAGTACAAGAAATATGTCACCTTCCTGCAGAGTAAGAATATTTTATTGCCTGAGCTGGAAATGCTCGACCTCGAAGAGCTTCAGGGCGTAAGTGGCCTGAAAGCTCTTCGGGTAAAGGTTAATTTAGATGGCCTCCCATCAGAATCTAAAGCCTAA
- a CDS encoding BamA/TamA family outer membrane protein: MRLKYTFSIIFSLLSASSLFAQDDQVKQRFILIGDAGELHANGHNSVVDAVRSKYNMQDSRNTVLFLGDNVYPLGLPDSLNKKYPTAKQILDYQIDLVKGTASRGFIIPGNHDWQKSKPGGWQQIRNQQRYVDSLQLPNVAFFPKDGCPGPVAVNISDDVTLIIMDSEWWVFPYEKPGVESDCDCKTREEVLVKISELVALNKNKLIVFATHHPFRSHGPHGGYYTIKQHIFPLTDLKPWLYLPLPVIGSIYPLTRGVFGTPEDLPNPQYQEMVKGVEEATKQHGPVVFVSGHDHTLQLIKDNGNDYIVSGSGAKNNRVKMGKNSLYATCDNGFSVLELLKDSSVHVKYFLASDLSKPSFEDTLLHFSDFRRLGLTFQQPASLPKEVTLPADSTYNDVGRFHKWLLGKNYRDVWAAPVTFPVIDLRTAKGGLKILQRGGGMQTRSLRLEDSTGTEYAMRSLKKYPSAAIPPILRETIAREVVQDQISAANPYAPLAVSILAEAAKVPHTHPTFVYLPKDTILGIYANDFGNDVYLMEEREPKTGDKDKTYNTPKVLDRVLGDNDNVIDQKNVLRARIFDTYIGDYDRHDDQWRWYREKHKGVEYYSPVPRDRDQAFFINTGFLPRIVARPAFMPQFYGFRKNTPHIGPWNFSTRYFDRSFLNGLEKSDWEKQTRKLVERMTDSVLEAAASAFPDTVNHLVNPYMLNTLKERRKYMDDIMMRYYRFLAKRVDVPATEKNELIKLDKKDNGGVSLDIYKISKKNEIQQNIYSRTFDPAETKELNVYGLGGKDRWEITGANSTPIRIRLIGGADADSYVDSSNADGGKRIRIYDQKTGKDTFNVKGQEALRLSNDPENITYVRNFYKYDKFLPLLAVGFNKDDGILLGLGGQYLKHGFRKEPFASRQTFSATHALATRAWNFRYEGIFTDVIGKTDLVARVTAKAPNNTINFFGFGNETVFDKSKPGKISYYRARFNLYSAEMLLKTDFGPKFNISYGPVGGYYAFNKGENHNRFITDWAVNGLDSASTYANKGYVGGKVVLQLDTRNNKLIATRGVLWTTTFTGLGGLNSYSNNIGTFNTDLSIYLSFNNPDRFVLVSRFGGGKVWGNFDYWQAYTVGGVQNLRGFRNQRFAGEAGAYNNTEVRLKLFDVKTYLLPASVGLLVFNDVGRVWAANETSHVWHDGWGGGIYLSPVNALIVTAVVGHSKEETLPYFTLGFRF, translated from the coding sequence TGGACTACCAGATAGACCTCGTGAAAGGCACCGCCTCCAGAGGCTTTATCATCCCCGGAAACCACGACTGGCAGAAAAGTAAACCGGGCGGCTGGCAGCAAATCCGTAACCAGCAACGTTATGTCGACTCCCTACAGCTGCCAAACGTTGCCTTTTTCCCGAAGGATGGCTGCCCTGGCCCTGTAGCAGTCAATATCTCCGACGACGTCACCCTCATTATCATGGATAGTGAATGGTGGGTCTTCCCCTATGAGAAACCAGGCGTAGAGTCCGACTGCGATTGTAAAACCAGGGAAGAAGTATTAGTGAAGATATCTGAGCTGGTAGCACTCAACAAAAATAAACTCATCGTTTTTGCCACCCACCATCCATTCCGTAGCCACGGCCCTCATGGTGGATATTATACCATCAAACAGCATATCTTCCCGCTGACAGACCTGAAACCATGGCTGTACCTGCCTTTGCCGGTAATCGGTTCCATATATCCGCTTACGAGGGGCGTTTTCGGAACACCGGAAGATCTTCCCAATCCACAATACCAGGAAATGGTGAAAGGTGTGGAAGAAGCTACGAAACAGCATGGCCCGGTAGTCTTTGTTTCCGGCCATGATCACACATTGCAGCTCATAAAAGATAACGGTAACGACTATATCGTCAGTGGCAGCGGCGCCAAAAATAACCGCGTGAAAATGGGCAAAAATTCGCTGTACGCCACCTGCGATAATGGTTTCAGCGTACTGGAACTTTTAAAGGACAGCTCCGTTCATGTTAAATATTTCCTGGCCTCCGATCTCAGCAAGCCTTCCTTTGAAGATACATTGCTGCATTTCTCCGACTTCCGCCGCCTGGGGCTGACATTTCAACAACCAGCTTCCCTGCCGAAAGAAGTGACCCTGCCGGCAGACTCCACCTACAATGATGTAGGCAGGTTCCATAAATGGCTGTTAGGAAAGAACTACCGCGATGTTTGGGCCGCCCCTGTTACCTTCCCGGTGATCGACCTCAGAACAGCCAAAGGCGGACTGAAAATACTCCAGCGCGGCGGCGGTATGCAAACCCGCTCCCTTCGCCTGGAAGACAGCACCGGCACCGAATACGCCATGCGTTCTTTGAAGAAATACCCTTCGGCAGCCATACCGCCTATTCTGAGAGAAACAATCGCCAGAGAAGTAGTACAGGACCAGATATCAGCAGCCAATCCTTATGCGCCGCTGGCAGTAAGCATCCTGGCGGAAGCTGCCAAAGTACCACATACACATCCTACATTCGTATATCTTCCCAAGGATACCATCCTGGGCATCTATGCCAACGACTTCGGAAATGATGTCTACCTCATGGAAGAAAGAGAACCTAAAACCGGCGACAAAGACAAAACATATAACACACCAAAGGTTTTAGACAGAGTACTGGGAGATAATGACAACGTTATAGACCAGAAAAATGTACTGAGAGCCCGTATTTTCGATACCTACATAGGAGATTATGATCGCCATGATGACCAGTGGAGATGGTATAGAGAGAAACATAAAGGGGTGGAATACTATTCGCCGGTGCCTCGTGACCGCGATCAGGCCTTCTTTATTAATACCGGTTTCCTCCCTCGTATTGTGGCCAGACCTGCCTTCATGCCGCAATTCTACGGCTTCCGGAAAAATACGCCACACATCGGCCCATGGAACTTCTCTACCCGCTACTTCGATCGCTCTTTCCTCAATGGCTTAGAAAAAAGCGATTGGGAAAAACAAACCCGTAAACTCGTGGAAAGAATGACCGATAGCGTGTTGGAAGCCGCCGCTTCCGCATTTCCAGATACGGTAAATCATCTCGTAAATCCCTATATGCTCAATACCCTGAAAGAACGCAGGAAGTATATGGACGACATCATGATGCGGTACTACCGCTTCCTGGCCAAGAGAGTTGATGTGCCGGCCACCGAAAAAAATGAACTCATCAAACTCGATAAAAAAGATAATGGAGGCGTCTCCCTGGATATTTATAAAATCAGCAAGAAAAACGAAATCCAGCAAAACATCTACAGCAGAACATTTGATCCGGCAGAAACCAAAGAACTCAACGTCTATGGTCTCGGTGGTAAAGACCGCTGGGAAATCACCGGAGCAAACAGCACACCTATACGAATCCGCCTGATAGGCGGCGCCGACGCTGATTCCTACGTAGATAGCTCCAATGCGGACGGAGGCAAACGCATACGCATATACGACCAGAAAACCGGAAAAGATACCTTTAACGTAAAAGGACAGGAAGCATTAAGACTCTCCAACGACCCTGAAAATATTACCTATGTCAGGAATTTCTATAAATACGATAAGTTCCTTCCTTTACTGGCCGTAGGTTTTAATAAAGATGATGGCATTCTGTTAGGACTCGGCGGGCAATACCTCAAACACGGATTCAGAAAGGAACCATTTGCTTCAAGGCAGACATTTTCCGCCACACATGCACTGGCTACCCGTGCCTGGAACTTCCGCTATGAAGGGATTTTTACAGATGTTATCGGTAAAACAGACCTCGTCGCCCGCGTAACCGCAAAAGCACCGAACAATACCATCAACTTCTTCGGCTTCGGCAACGAAACCGTTTTTGATAAATCGAAACCCGGCAAAATCAGCTACTACCGCGCCAGGTTCAACTTGTACAGCGCAGAAATGCTGCTGAAAACAGACTTCGGTCCCAAATTCAATATCTCTTACGGCCCTGTTGGCGGATATTACGCTTTCAATAAAGGAGAAAACCATAACCGGTTTATCACCGACTGGGCAGTAAATGGCCTGGATTCTGCCAGCACCTACGCCAATAAAGGCTATGTCGGCGGTAAAGTAGTGTTGCAGCTGGATACCCGTAACAATAAACTGATCGCTACCCGCGGCGTATTGTGGACAACCACCTTCACCGGGCTCGGCGGACTCAACAGCTACAGCAATAACATCGGAACATTCAATACCGACTTGAGTATCTACCTCAGTTTCAATAATCCAGACAGATTTGTACTGGTAAGTCGCTTCGGTGGCGGAAAGGTATGGGGTAACTTCGATTACTGGCAGGCATATACGGTAGGTGGCGTGCAAAACCTCCGTGGCTTCCGTAACCAGCGCTTTGCCGGCGAAGCCGGTGCATATAACAATACAGAAGTGCGCCTGAAATTATTTGATGTGAAAACTTATCTGTTGCCTGCCAGCGTGGGTTTGCTGGTGTTTAATGATGTAGGCAGAGTGTGGGCAGCCAACGAAACCTCGCATGTATGGCATGATGGCTGGGGCGGTGGTATATACCTGTCTCCGGTGAATGCACTGATCGTAACAGCGGTGGTAGGGCATTCCAAAGAGGAAACCCTACCGTACTTCACTTTAGGCTTTAGATTCTGA